A genome region from Leifsonia sp. Root112D2 includes the following:
- a CDS encoding CaiB/BaiF CoA transferase family protein yields MTEELIRPLEGILVLDFSQFLAGPVAAMRLADLGARVIKIERPQGGDIGRTLAFAGRSADGDTISFHAMNRNKEGITADLKNSADLERVVSLVAQADVIIQNFRPGVMERIGLDYESVKAINPRIIYGSASGYGDTGPWKDRPGQDLLAQSISGIPWLSGSHDDGPIPVGLSIADHLASCHIAQGVTALLLRRERTGLGGHAQTSLLEAMLDLQFELLSTHLNDSTVTVQRGGSHSAHAFLSAPYGTYPTADGYIALAMNPIPVIGELLDLPALVEFTDPDVWWQRQEQIEALLAARFLLETTEHWLGILDAADVWCAPVLTLEELVEHEGFRAIGMTQQIVRDAPHTVNGDELSLTTTRSPIRIDGHTLTSVRPAPKLGQHNATVFAEFGLDGGTGEVRS; encoded by the coding sequence ATGACCGAAGAGTTGATTAGACCTCTCGAGGGCATTCTCGTTCTCGACTTCAGCCAGTTTCTGGCCGGACCCGTCGCTGCCATGCGGCTGGCCGACCTCGGTGCGCGGGTCATCAAGATCGAGCGACCGCAGGGCGGCGACATCGGGCGCACCCTGGCCTTCGCCGGGCGCAGTGCCGACGGCGACACCATCTCGTTCCACGCCATGAACCGCAACAAAGAGGGCATCACCGCCGATCTCAAGAACTCCGCCGACCTCGAACGGGTCGTCAGTCTCGTTGCGCAGGCCGATGTCATCATCCAGAACTTCCGCCCCGGGGTCATGGAGCGCATCGGCCTCGATTACGAGTCCGTGAAGGCCATCAATCCGCGCATCATCTACGGCAGCGCCAGCGGTTACGGCGATACGGGGCCGTGGAAGGACAGGCCCGGGCAAGACCTGCTCGCCCAGTCCATCTCGGGCATCCCCTGGCTCAGCGGCTCACATGACGACGGCCCGATACCCGTTGGCCTGTCGATAGCCGACCATTTGGCGAGCTGTCACATCGCGCAGGGCGTGACGGCACTGCTGCTGCGGCGCGAGCGCACAGGTCTGGGCGGGCACGCGCAGACCAGCCTGCTCGAGGCCATGCTCGACCTGCAGTTCGAGCTGCTGAGCACCCACCTCAACGACTCCACCGTCACGGTGCAGCGGGGCGGCTCGCACTCGGCTCACGCGTTTCTCTCGGCGCCGTACGGCACATATCCGACCGCCGACGGATACATCGCGCTCGCCATGAACCCCATCCCGGTCATCGGCGAGCTCCTCGACCTTCCCGCCCTCGTCGAATTCACCGATCCGGATGTCTGGTGGCAGCGTCAGGAGCAGATCGAGGCGCTGCTTGCGGCGCGGTTCCTGCTCGAGACCACCGAGCACTGGCTCGGCATTCTCGACGCGGCGGATGTCTGGTGCGCCCCGGTTCTCACCCTGGAAGAGCTCGTCGAGCACGAGGGATTCCGTGCGATAGGCATGACCCAACAGATTGTGCGCGACGCGCCACACACCGTGAACGGCGACGAGCTCAGCCTGACCACCACGCGCAGCCCCATTCGCATCGACGGTCACACGCTCACGAGCGTGAGGCCGGCTCCGAAGCTTGGCCAGCACAATGCCACGGTCTTCGCCGAATTCGGCCTCGATGGCGGTACCGGCGAGGTGCGATCGTGA
- a CDS encoding LacI family DNA-binding transcriptional regulator, translating into MATLSDVAALAGVSISAVSRVLSDSPATRVRPETRARIHAAALQLDYRPNFAARALKLARSNVIALIVPDLTNAVFTELMQGVQQGAFGRDYMVLLGRAEDIQPGGDTIGRLIGEGRVDGMLVQLGTDADREGIESVLNAKAPVVFINSIEPGHVGAVALDDDAGARVATRHLIERGHTRIALAGGTATTFTAQRRERGFRAAMADAGLPVVEEYVTSFGYLPADGRRALRELMALPEPPTALFVANVNAAIGALAEARALHVRIPDDLSVVALHDAWTAENTWPPLTTVKMPLRELGERAVESLYLRLKGGEVDDVVVDDPAPELILRESTAVIDR; encoded by the coding sequence ATGGCCACCCTGAGCGATGTCGCGGCCTTGGCCGGCGTCTCCATCTCGGCGGTGTCGCGAGTGCTGAGCGATTCGCCAGCCACGCGGGTGCGCCCCGAGACGCGCGCGCGCATTCACGCCGCCGCCCTGCAGCTCGACTATCGCCCGAACTTTGCCGCACGGGCGCTCAAGCTCGCCCGCTCCAACGTCATAGCGCTCATCGTGCCCGACCTCACGAATGCCGTGTTCACCGAACTCATGCAGGGGGTTCAGCAGGGCGCGTTCGGCCGGGACTACATGGTGCTACTTGGGCGCGCCGAAGACATCCAGCCCGGTGGTGACACGATCGGTCGGCTGATCGGCGAGGGGCGCGTCGACGGCATGCTGGTGCAGCTGGGCACGGATGCCGACCGCGAGGGCATCGAGTCGGTGCTGAACGCGAAGGCCCCGGTGGTCTTCATCAATTCCATCGAGCCTGGGCACGTTGGAGCGGTGGCCCTTGATGACGATGCCGGCGCGCGCGTGGCCACCCGGCACCTCATCGAGCGCGGCCACACTCGCATCGCCCTGGCCGGGGGAACCGCTACCACGTTCACGGCACAGCGACGCGAACGCGGCTTTCGGGCGGCGATGGCGGACGCCGGTCTGCCGGTTGTCGAGGAATACGTCACGTCGTTCGGCTACCTGCCCGCCGACGGTCGGCGTGCCTTGCGCGAACTGATGGCGCTGCCGGAGCCGCCCACAGCCCTGTTCGTGGCGAATGTGAACGCGGCGATAGGCGCGCTCGCCGAGGCGCGCGCGCTGCACGTGCGCATTCCCGACGATCTCTCCGTGGTGGCCCTGCACGATGCCTGGACGGCCGAAAACACGTGGCCGCCGCTGACGACGGTGAAGATGCCGCTGCGGGAGTTGGGCGAGCGAGCCGTTGAGTCGCTGTATCTGCGCCTGAAAGGTGGGGAGGTCGACGATGTCGTCGTCGATGATCCCGCGCCCGAGCTCATTCTGCGCGAGTCGACGGCTGTCATCGACCGATAA
- a CDS encoding MaoC family dehydratase yields the protein MTMQTTERWFEDYEVGESRLSTGRTITETDVVMHAGQTGDFFPHHMDAEWAATQPIGARIAHGTLIMSVAVGMTAGDINPCSMSYGYDRVRFIKPVFIGDTITVTAEITEKADHAKRPDAFGYVHERVTVTNQRHETVLVLTHVYLVNKRAAL from the coding sequence ATGACCATGCAGACCACTGAACGCTGGTTCGAAGACTACGAGGTGGGAGAGAGCCGCCTGTCGACGGGGCGCACCATCACCGAGACCGACGTGGTCATGCACGCCGGCCAGACGGGCGACTTCTTTCCGCACCACATGGATGCCGAGTGGGCGGCAACCCAGCCCATCGGTGCCCGCATCGCGCACGGCACTCTCATCATGTCGGTGGCTGTGGGCATGACCGCGGGCGACATCAACCCGTGCTCCATGAGCTACGGCTACGATCGCGTGCGCTTCATCAAGCCCGTCTTCATCGGCGACACCATCACAGTGACGGCCGAGATCACCGAGAAGGCAGACCACGCGAAGCGACCGGATGCCTTCGGCTACGTTCACGAACGGGTCACCGTGACGAATCAGCGCCACGAGACGGTGCTTGTGCTCACCCACGTGTATCTCGTCAACAAGCGGGCGGCGCTCTGA
- a CDS encoding SDR family oxidoreductase: protein MSSPFDLTGTLAVVSGAKRGIGFAMAEALAAAGADIIGVSATLEPHGSAIEKRVTELGPSFTGFAVDYADRAAVLAFADELDALDRPIDILVNNAGTIERAPAAEHPLELFDRVLEINLSSQFALTQRVARGMLERGRGKIIFTASLLSFQGGINVPGYTAAKSGIAGLTKALANEWTSRGVTVNAIAPGYIATDNTQALQDDPDRSRALLERIPAGRWGQASDLGGATVFLASPAADYVSGITLPVDGGWLGR from the coding sequence ATGAGCAGCCCGTTCGATCTCACCGGCACCCTCGCCGTCGTCAGCGGAGCCAAGCGCGGCATCGGATTCGCGATGGCAGAGGCGCTGGCCGCGGCCGGGGCCGACATCATCGGCGTGAGCGCGACGCTCGAGCCACACGGCAGCGCCATCGAGAAGCGCGTCACCGAGCTCGGCCCCAGCTTCACCGGCTTTGCCGTCGACTACGCCGACCGCGCCGCGGTTCTCGCCTTCGCTGACGAACTGGATGCGCTGGACCGGCCCATCGACATACTGGTCAACAACGCGGGCACCATCGAACGCGCTCCGGCCGCGGAGCATCCGCTGGAGCTGTTCGATCGGGTGCTCGAGATCAACCTGTCCAGCCAGTTCGCTCTCACGCAACGGGTCGCGCGCGGCATGCTTGAACGAGGGCGCGGCAAGATCATCTTCACGGCGTCGCTGCTCTCGTTCCAGGGCGGTATCAACGTGCCCGGTTACACGGCGGCCAAGTCGGGTATCGCCGGTCTCACCAAGGCGCTCGCCAACGAGTGGACCTCTCGCGGCGTGACGGTGAACGCCATCGCGCCCGGGTATATCGCCACCGACAACACGCAGGCGCTGCAGGACGACCCGGATCGTTCGCGGGCGCTCCTGGAGCGCATCCCGGCCGGCCGCTGGGGTCAGGCATCCGATCTCGGCGGCGCAACGGTGTTTCTGGCCAGCCCGGCGGCCGACTACGTCTCGGGCATCACCCTGCCGGTCGACGGAGGCTGGCTGGGCCGCTGA
- a CDS encoding ribbon-helix-helix protein, CopG family, with the protein MAMNLRLDTEHEELLDALAAQERRTKTEIVKIAIEERAAKADKSTRTRAIFERIMQEDAELLDALSK; encoded by the coding sequence ATGGCTATGAATTTGCGACTCGATACCGAGCACGAGGAACTGCTGGATGCTCTGGCTGCACAGGAGCGCCGCACGAAGACGGAGATTGTGAAGATCGCCATCGAAGAGCGTGCCGCCAAGGCCGACAAGAGCACCCGCACCAGGGCGATCTTCGAGCGCATCATGCAGGAGGACGCTGAGCTGCTCGACGCTCTCTCCAAGTGA
- the dcd gene encoding dCTP deaminase, with product MLLSDKDIKAELGTGRIALEPYQPEMIQPSSIDVRLDRFFRLFDNHKYPFIDPAEDQPDLTHLVEVDGEQPFILHPGEFALGSTYEQVTLPDDVAARLEGKSSLGRLGLLTHSTAGFIDPGFTGHVTLELSNVATLPIKLWPGMKIGQMCFFRLSSPAEHPYGSGEYSSRYQGQRGPTASRSFLNFHRTDVSSTDAGSLGN from the coding sequence GTGCTGCTTTCTGATAAAGACATCAAGGCCGAGCTGGGCACCGGGCGCATCGCGCTCGAGCCGTACCAGCCCGAGATGATCCAGCCGTCGAGCATCGACGTTCGCCTGGATCGTTTCTTTCGTCTGTTTGACAATCACAAGTATCCGTTCATCGATCCCGCCGAGGATCAGCCCGATCTGACCCACCTGGTGGAGGTGGATGGCGAGCAGCCGTTCATTCTGCACCCCGGCGAGTTCGCGCTCGGCTCCACCTACGAGCAGGTCACGTTGCCCGACGACGTGGCGGCGCGCCTCGAGGGCAAAAGTTCGCTGGGCCGCCTCGGCCTGCTCACGCACTCCACCGCCGGCTTCATCGACCCCGGCTTCACCGGCCACGTCACCCTCGAGCTCAGCAACGTCGCCACCCTGCCCATCAAGCTGTGGCCGGGCATGAAGATCGGCCAGATGTGCTTCTTCCGGCTCTCCTCGCCAGCCGAGCACCCGTATGGCTCGGGCGAATACAGCTCGCGCTATCAGGGCCAGCGCGGGCCGACCGCCTCGCGATCGTTCCTCAATTTTCACCGCACGGATGTCTCATCCACCGATGCGGGCAGCCTCGGCAACTGA
- the idi gene encoding isopentenyl-diphosphate Delta-isomerase — translation MTDAGERVVLLDESGAAIGEADKASVHGVDTPLHLAFSCHVYDGEGRILVTRRALGKRTWPGVWTNSFCGHPAPGEAMTDAVTRRAQHELGITLSNLQLVLPSFRYRAVDASGVVENEVCPVFTATTTDAVTPAATEVAEWQWVQPTALLAAVDAAPWAFSPWITLQLPLLYAD, via the coding sequence ATGACGGATGCTGGCGAACGGGTCGTGCTGCTCGACGAGAGCGGCGCGGCCATCGGCGAGGCCGACAAGGCGAGCGTTCACGGCGTCGACACCCCGCTGCACCTCGCGTTCTCGTGCCATGTGTACGACGGCGAGGGCCGCATTCTCGTCACCCGGCGGGCGCTCGGCAAACGCACCTGGCCGGGAGTGTGGACGAACTCCTTCTGCGGGCATCCGGCTCCCGGCGAGGCGATGACGGATGCCGTGACCCGGCGGGCGCAGCACGAGCTCGGCATCACGCTGTCGAATCTGCAGCTCGTGTTGCCGAGCTTCCGTTACCGCGCGGTGGACGCATCCGGCGTGGTGGAGAACGAGGTGTGCCCCGTATTCACCGCGACGACGACGGATGCCGTGACCCCCGCCGCCACCGAGGTGGCCGAGTGGCAGTGGGTGCAGCCGACCGCGCTGCTGGCTGCGGTGGACGCGGCGCCGTGGGCGTTCAGCCCGTGGATCACGCTGCAGCTGCCGCTGCTCTACGCCGACTGA
- a CDS encoding glycoside hydrolase family 35 protein has translation MSTFEIDGDDFVANGHPFQIISGAIHYFRVHPDLWADRIHKARLMGLNTIETYVPWNQHEPQCGSWQQSGWLDLGRFLQTVADEGMYAIVRPGPYICAEWDNGGLPAWLFAQPGVGIRRNEPQFMDAVSGYLKKVLAIVEPLQISNGGPVILVQIENEYGAYGDDSSYLEALVSVTRGAGITVPLTTVDQPQSDMLENGSVPGLLKTASFGSRSMERLATLREHQPTGPLMCSEFWNGWFDSWGGHHHVTSVADSAADLDDLLAAGASVNLYMFHGGTNFGFTNGANDKGVYQPVVTSYDYDAPLDEAGNPTAKYWAFREVIAKYADVPDEKPVAAAPSAEFTAALTQTVSVLAVADRLGEWSHHDELPTLDALGHYSGLALYTTEIDATEPAMLEFDDIRDRAYVFVNGARVGVLARDHHDRAISLAPSRGTLTILLEDQGRVDYGSRIGEPKGLIGPARLNGERLGRWSILPLALGSLASVNSALNEAPVGAPGWLAGPIFARGHFTAPDARDLFLDTSRWGKGAVWINGFCLGRYWSRGPQRTLFVPGPILTPGDNEIVVLELETAATSEVCFVAHPDLGHTES, from the coding sequence ATGAGCACGTTCGAGATCGATGGAGACGACTTCGTCGCGAACGGTCACCCCTTTCAGATCATTTCGGGTGCGATCCATTACTTTCGAGTGCACCCGGATCTCTGGGCCGATCGCATCCACAAGGCCAGGCTCATGGGCCTCAACACCATTGAGACCTACGTGCCGTGGAACCAGCACGAGCCGCAGTGTGGCTCATGGCAGCAGTCGGGCTGGCTCGATCTGGGGCGCTTTCTGCAGACGGTCGCCGACGAGGGCATGTACGCGATAGTTCGCCCCGGTCCGTACATCTGTGCGGAATGGGACAACGGCGGGCTGCCGGCGTGGCTGTTCGCGCAGCCGGGGGTCGGCATCCGGCGCAATGAACCGCAGTTTATGGATGCCGTCAGCGGCTACCTGAAGAAGGTACTGGCCATCGTGGAGCCGCTGCAGATCAGCAACGGCGGCCCCGTCATTCTGGTGCAGATCGAGAACGAGTACGGCGCCTACGGTGACGACTCCAGCTACCTTGAGGCGCTCGTCTCGGTGACGCGGGGGGCCGGAATCACCGTGCCGCTGACCACAGTCGACCAGCCGCAGAGCGACATGCTCGAGAACGGTTCGGTGCCCGGGCTGCTGAAGACCGCATCGTTCGGGTCGCGCTCGATGGAACGACTTGCCACGTTGCGTGAACACCAGCCGACCGGCCCGCTGATGTGCTCCGAGTTCTGGAACGGATGGTTCGACAGCTGGGGCGGGCACCATCACGTCACGTCGGTCGCCGACAGCGCCGCCGACCTGGATGACCTGCTCGCGGCCGGCGCATCCGTGAACCTGTATATGTTCCACGGCGGCACCAACTTTGGCTTCACGAACGGGGCGAACGACAAGGGCGTCTATCAGCCGGTGGTCACGAGCTACGACTACGACGCACCCCTGGACGAGGCGGGTAACCCGACGGCCAAGTACTGGGCGTTCCGCGAGGTGATTGCGAAGTATGCGGATGTCCCCGACGAGAAGCCTGTGGCGGCGGCGCCCTCCGCGGAATTCACGGCGGCACTGACCCAGACGGTGAGCGTTCTCGCTGTCGCCGACCGTCTCGGCGAGTGGTCACATCATGACGAGCTGCCGACGCTGGATGCGCTGGGGCACTACAGCGGACTCGCGCTGTACACGACAGAGATCGATGCCACCGAGCCGGCCATGCTCGAGTTCGATGACATACGCGACAGGGCATATGTCTTCGTCAACGGTGCGCGCGTGGGCGTGCTGGCCCGCGACCACCACGACCGAGCCATCTCTCTCGCGCCGAGCCGTGGCACCCTGACGATCCTGCTGGAAGACCAGGGCCGTGTGGACTACGGCTCGCGCATCGGCGAACCGAAGGGCCTGATCGGCCCCGCCCGGCTCAATGGCGAGCGGCTCGGACGCTGGAGCATTCTGCCCCTTGCCCTCGGCTCGCTCGCCTCGGTGAACTCGGCGCTCAACGAGGCGCCGGTCGGCGCGCCTGGCTGGCTCGCAGGCCCGATCTTCGCGCGCGGTCACTTCACTGCCCCGGATGCCCGCGACCTCTTTCTCGACACCTCCCGCTGGGGCAAGGGCGCCGTCTGGATCAACGGATTCTGCTTGGGCCGCTACTGGTCACGCGGCCCGCAGCGCACCCTGTTCGTGCCCGGCCCCATCCTCACGCCCGGCGACAACGAGATAGTGGTGCTCGAACTCGAGACCGCCGCGACGAGCGAGGTGTGCTTCGTCGCGCACCCCGACCTGGGACACACCGAGTCGTAG
- a CDS encoding type II toxin-antitoxin system death-on-curing family toxin, which translates to MTEYLEPTDVDDLIASVGFHVRDRNLLLSALAAPLPVFGEEVYLSLYNKAAALLTAINRDHPLSDGNKRLSWIVTKGFLALNGHDLSADSVSDGDEFVRSVADHQVEFIEVANWIETHSTRL; encoded by the coding sequence GTGACGGAGTATCTAGAACCCACCGACGTTGACGATCTCATCGCGTCGGTGGGTTTCCATGTCCGCGACCGCAACCTATTGCTGTCTGCCCTCGCAGCTCCGCTTCCTGTGTTCGGTGAGGAGGTCTACCTCAGCCTCTACAACAAGGCGGCTGCATTACTGACCGCGATCAATAGAGACCACCCACTATCCGATGGCAACAAGCGTCTGTCCTGGATCGTTACGAAGGGTTTCCTTGCTCTCAACGGGCATGACCTCTCCGCTGACAGCGTGAGCGACGGTGACGAGTTTGTGCGCTCGGTGGCAGACCACCAGGTCGAGTTCATCGAAGTTGCTAATTGGATCGAGACGCACAGCACCCGTCTCTGA
- a CDS encoding extracellular solute-binding protein: protein MTILRGITWEHSRGYDCMVASSAEYARHVADVEIRWEFRSLQQFADAPIETLAADYDLLVLDHPHIPLAAQLGALAPLDGAGFDDELAQLAAQSLGRSHESYAHNGHQYALASDAAAQVAVYRPDLIAEPPRDWDAVLALAREGRVLWPAKPIDAFSSLVTMAANNGHPPAAEPGSFLVEADAVPVLDRMHELAAHVPADNLLQNPIEIAEQLAGGDRWVYAPLAFGYTNYSRAGFRPGRLKYTDIPSGPMGVAGSLLGGAGIAVSATASDLHAARAFALWVASGETQRGVYFDAGGQPGNAAAWTDARLNHETLDFFSGTRATLEGAYLRPRFIGYIEFQDRVSPWVTAALRGELTDSELVRRMNDAAAELLTGNDHADH, encoded by the coding sequence GTGACGATTCTGCGCGGCATCACCTGGGAGCACTCCCGCGGCTATGACTGCATGGTTGCCTCCTCGGCCGAGTACGCCCGCCACGTCGCCGACGTCGAGATTCGCTGGGAGTTCCGTTCGCTGCAGCAGTTCGCGGATGCGCCGATCGAGACCCTCGCGGCCGATTACGATCTGCTCGTGCTCGACCACCCGCACATTCCGTTGGCCGCACAGCTCGGGGCGCTCGCCCCGCTCGACGGGGCCGGCTTCGACGACGAGCTGGCGCAGCTCGCCGCGCAGTCGCTGGGGCGGTCGCACGAAAGCTATGCGCACAACGGCCACCAGTACGCTCTGGCGAGCGACGCCGCTGCGCAGGTCGCCGTGTACCGGCCCGACCTCATAGCCGAGCCACCGCGCGACTGGGATGCGGTTCTCGCGTTGGCGAGGGAGGGTCGCGTGCTCTGGCCGGCCAAGCCCATCGACGCGTTCTCGAGCCTGGTCACGATGGCTGCCAACAACGGGCATCCGCCCGCCGCCGAGCCCGGCAGCTTTCTGGTCGAGGCCGACGCGGTGCCCGTGCTCGACCGCATGCATGAGCTTGCCGCGCACGTGCCCGCCGACAACCTGCTGCAGAACCCCATCGAGATCGCCGAACAGCTCGCCGGCGGCGACCGCTGGGTCTACGCTCCCCTGGCCTTCGGCTACACCAACTACTCGCGGGCGGGCTTCAGGCCCGGCCGCCTGAAATACACCGACATTCCCAGTGGGCCGATGGGTGTGGCCGGCTCGCTTCTGGGAGGCGCGGGGATCGCGGTGTCGGCGACGGCATCCGATCTGCACGCCGCACGCGCGTTCGCGCTGTGGGTTGCCTCGGGCGAGACCCAGCGTGGCGTGTATTTCGACGCCGGCGGGCAGCCGGGCAATGCCGCGGCGTGGACCGACGCGCGCCTCAACCACGAGACTCTCGACTTCTTCAGCGGCACGCGCGCCACGCTCGAGGGGGCATACCTGCGACCGCGATTCATCGGCTACATCGAGTTTCAGGATCGCGTCTCGCCGTGGGTGACCGCCGCGCTGCGGGGCGAACTCACCGATAGCGAGCTGGTACGACGCATGAACGATGCGGCGGCCGAACTACTGACGGGCAATGACCATGCAGACCACTGA
- a CDS encoding TMEM175 family protein: MPTTRGLDRLVFFTDAVTAIAITLLILPLVDSVTEAAKSGLSPTQFLADNVFELAAFALSFVVIARLWVAHHSTFEHIAAYNRPLLLLSLTWAFTIVFLPLPTAMISQFDAVPATIALYIGTMAASSLTVTVIVLLVRRHPLLELESNPIDDRKVFANIVTTTCFLVALLVGTLVPVINFFALLLLLLGSPLQAIYDRRARNSAAPR, encoded by the coding sequence ATGCCAACGACGCGCGGCCTGGACAGACTGGTGTTCTTCACTGATGCCGTGACCGCCATCGCCATCACTCTGCTCATCCTGCCGCTCGTCGATTCCGTGACGGAGGCCGCGAAATCCGGCCTCAGCCCGACGCAGTTTCTCGCGGACAACGTTTTCGAGCTGGCCGCATTTGCGCTCAGCTTCGTCGTGATCGCCCGACTCTGGGTCGCGCACCACTCGACCTTCGAGCACATCGCGGCGTACAACCGCCCACTCTTGCTGCTGAGCCTCACGTGGGCCTTCACCATCGTGTTCCTGCCGCTTCCGACAGCGATGATCTCCCAGTTCGACGCCGTGCCGGCCACCATCGCCCTCTACATTGGCACCATGGCGGCCAGCAGCCTCACGGTGACCGTGATCGTTTTGCTCGTTCGCCGACATCCGCTGCTTGAGCTTGAAAGCAACCCGATCGACGATCGCAAGGTCTTTGCGAATATCGTGACGACGACGTGCTTTCTGGTCGCCCTTCTTGTGGGCACGCTAGTGCCGGTGATCAACTTCTTTGCGCTGCTGCTCCTGCTGCTCGGCTCCCCACTGCAAGCGATCTATGATCGCCGCGCCAGGAACTCTGCCGCTCCTCGCTGA
- a CDS encoding zinc-dependent alcohol dehydrogenase, whose protein sequence is MLASHAIVGRACDRLVRTLENKGVFVLTANYVGDRTIDIREASPVPPAAGQVQIEVAYTGICGTDLHVFHGSMDARVTQPAIIGHEMSGRIAALGEGVTGWSIGDPVTVMPLDWDGTCPACLAGNQHICQNLNFIGIDSPGALQGSWNVSASVLVALPETLRLDHAALVEPVAVSVHDVRRSGLVPGEKAVVIGGGPIGVLIATTAREFGGEVVVIELDPTRRQAVADLGFQVLDPTATDQVEWVTQWTGGAGADVVFEVSGAASAVLGATDLAKVRGRLVVVAIHPQPRPINLQRLFWRELTIIGARVYERPDFEKAVELLDAGVIPADLLITRIEPISATADAFAALEAGQAMKILIDCQAGAQA, encoded by the coding sequence ATGCTGGCATCGCACGCCATCGTCGGTAGAGCATGTGACCGGCTCGTGCGAACCCTCGAGAACAAAGGAGTATTCGTGCTGACCGCGAACTATGTCGGAGACCGCACCATTGATATCCGCGAAGCGAGCCCCGTGCCGCCCGCAGCCGGGCAGGTGCAGATCGAGGTGGCGTACACCGGCATCTGCGGCACCGACCTGCACGTCTTTCACGGCTCCATGGATGCCCGCGTCACCCAGCCCGCGATCATCGGTCACGAGATGTCCGGCCGCATCGCAGCGCTCGGCGAGGGCGTGACCGGCTGGTCGATCGGTGACCCGGTCACCGTGATGCCGCTGGACTGGGACGGCACCTGCCCGGCCTGTCTCGCGGGCAATCAGCACATCTGCCAGAACCTCAACTTCATCGGCATCGACTCCCCCGGCGCGCTGCAGGGCAGCTGGAATGTCTCCGCCTCCGTTCTCGTCGCTCTGCCGGAGACGCTGCGCCTCGACCACGCCGCGCTCGTGGAGCCCGTTGCCGTCTCGGTGCACGATGTGCGCCGCTCGGGGCTGGTGCCCGGCGAGAAGGCCGTGGTCATCGGCGGCGGACCCATCGGCGTGCTGATCGCCACCACCGCGCGCGAGTTCGGCGGCGAGGTCGTGGTGATCGAGCTCGACCCCACCCGGCGGCAGGCGGTCGCCGACCTCGGTTTCCAGGTGCTCGACCCCACCGCGACCGATCAGGTCGAGTGGGTCACGCAGTGGACCGGCGGCGCGGGGGCCGACGTGGTGTTCGAGGTCTCGGGAGCGGCATCCGCTGTTCTGGGGGCCACTGATCTGGCCAAGGTGCGAGGGCGCCTGGTTGTCGTGGCGATTCATCCGCAGCCCCGACCCATCAACCTGCAGCGCCTGTTCTGGCGCGAACTCACCATCATCGGCGCGCGGGTCTACGAACGGCCCGACTTCGAGAAGGCCGTCGAACTGCTCGACGCCGGGGTCATTCCCGCCGATCTGCTCATCACCCGCATCGAGCCGATTTCGGCCACGGCGGATGCCTTCGCCGCGCTCGAGGCCGGTCAGGCCATGAAGATCCTCATCGACTGCCAGGCGGGAGCCCAGGCATGA